In the genome of Desulfuromonadales bacterium, one region contains:
- a CDS encoding PLP-dependent aminotransferase family protein — translation MKMIVGKDHGKLPLYEEVAARIASLVEEGIFRPGEKVPSIRGLSQQQGVSLNTVKQAYAFLEDRRLIEARPQSGYFVCARLPELPVEPPITRREISPTEVSLGDLSRMILRDAMRPELLQLGVSLPDPESLPIERLSRMMHSEIRRRPAQSIEYAIPPGNERLRTQIAKHMLLAGCVLKPDEIVITTGCMEAVFLALKTLCRPGDTVVVESPTFFNFLQLIEALGLKALEIPTSPTEGMSLEALGYALEHNEVKACLVVTNFNNPLGCVMTSARKQEMVRLLERHGVPLIEDDIHGDLAHTDERPGVARSFSRSGNVLLCSSFSKTVAPGYRVGWIAPGRYQQEIEALKMAVTVASASPTQMAVAEFLANGGYERHLRKIRRTYAQKMAKMGEAIGRYFPAGTKVSRPRGGFCLWVEMPEGVDSQRLYGEALAEGITIAPGTLFSASGKFRNCVRLNAAYWSARVEGA, via the coding sequence ATGAAAATGATTGTAGGAAAAGATCATGGCAAGCTTCCCCTCTACGAGGAGGTGGCGGCACGCATCGCCTCCCTGGTCGAAGAGGGGATCTTCCGGCCGGGCGAGAAGGTCCCCTCCATCCGCGGCCTCAGCCAGCAACAGGGGGTGAGCCTCAACACCGTCAAGCAGGCCTACGCCTTTCTCGAGGACCGGCGCCTCATCGAGGCCCGCCCCCAGTCCGGGTACTTCGTCTGCGCCCGCCTGCCGGAACTCCCCGTCGAGCCGCCCATCACCAGGCGGGAGATCAGCCCCACCGAGGTCAGCCTCGGCGACCTGTCGCGCATGATCCTGCGCGACGCCATGCGCCCCGAGCTGCTGCAGCTCGGCGTCAGTCTGCCCGACCCCGAATCGCTGCCGATTGAGCGCCTCAGCCGGATGATGCACAGCGAGATCCGGCGCCGGCCCGCGCAGAGCATCGAGTACGCCATCCCGCCCGGCAACGAGCGGCTGCGCACCCAGATCGCCAAACACATGCTGCTGGCCGGCTGTGTCTTGAAGCCGGACGAGATCGTCATCACCACCGGCTGTATGGAGGCCGTCTTCCTGGCTCTCAAGACCCTCTGCCGGCCGGGCGACACCGTGGTCGTCGAATCGCCGACCTTTTTCAACTTCCTGCAGTTGATCGAGGCGTTGGGGCTCAAAGCCCTGGAGATCCCCACCTCGCCGACCGAGGGGATGAGCCTCGAGGCGCTCGGCTACGCTCTGGAACACAACGAGGTCAAGGCCTGCCTGGTGGTCACAAACTTCAACAACCCCCTCGGCTGCGTCATGACTTCCGCCCGCAAGCAGGAGATGGTGCGGCTGCTGGAGAGGCACGGCGTGCCGCTGATCGAGGACGATATTCACGGCGACCTGGCCCACACCGACGAACGGCCGGGGGTCGCCCGCTCCTTCAGCCGGAGCGGCAACGTCCTGCTCTGCTCCTCATTTTCCAAAACGGTCGCCCCCGGCTACCGGGTCGGCTGGATCGCCCCGGGGCGCTATCAGCAGGAGATCGAGGCGCTGAAGATGGCGGTGACCGTCGCCTCGGCCAGTCCCACCCAGATGGCGGTTGCCGAATTCCTGGCCAACGGCGGGTACGAGCGTCACCTGCGGAAAATCAGGCGGACCTACGCCCAGAAGATGGCCAAGATGGGCGAGGCGATCGGCCGCTATTTTCCTGCCGGCACCAAGGTGAGCCGGCCGCGCGGCGGCTTCTGTCTCTGGGTGGAGATGCCGGAAGGGGTCGACTCCCAGCGTCTCTATGGCGAGGCCCTCGCGGAGGGGATCACCATCGCCCCCGGTACCCTCTTCTCCGCCTCCGGCAAATTCCGCAACTGCGTGCGGCTCAACGCCGCCTACTGGTCGGCGCGGGTCGAGGGGGCGAT
- a CDS encoding DUF2917 domain-containing protein has protein sequence MEIFLRQGEIFNLEGDARALTIRCLGGSLWITQPGDSRDHLLDPGQTMTVGCRGRIVVVATSEARVQFQKVQASRAGRRGFRPWYAVPEG, from the coding sequence ATGGAAATCTTTTTGCGACAGGGGGAGATATTCAATCTCGAGGGGGATGCCCGCGCGCTGACGATCCGCTGCCTGGGCGGCAGCCTGTGGATCACCCAGCCCGGCGACAGCCGCGATCATCTGCTCGACCCCGGGCAGACGATGACCGTCGGCTGCCGGGGGAGGATCGTGGTCGTGGCCACCTCCGAGGCGCGGGTGCAGTTCCAGAAGGTGCAGGCCAGCCGCGCCGGCAGACGCGGCTTCCGCCCCTGGTACGCCGTGCCGGA